The window gAGAGCGCGCCATTCGATTCCGAACAGTAGTAGTGAGGTGGCATGAAGAAGGGGAGGTTTTTAATTACGTCACATATCCCCCCCTGCAATTTCAATTATTCTTTTATTAATCCCTcttaatttaaattcaaaatttatAATGCCTAAATCCCCTTAATGTAACTACAAATTGCAGTATATCAATCATGCCTCTAATTTTTAGATCTTCAATTAAGACTTGTAATTTTCAatcaaactatattttatttttctcgtcGAGGAGATATTATCctacaataaaattataaatttatttaataaaagataaattaaatTGCTATTGACAACTAATTatcaaactatattttatttttatttctcgtTGAGGAGATACTATCGTTGACCGCGGCAGCCTTTGTTTCCCAGCTTCGCTTTCCAACAATAACCGACACGCAGCTCACGTTGTGTGGCAAAGGAGTTGACCCGGTCCGGCGTCAGCAGCAAGCTTCTCTCTCCACACCCACGCCGCAAAAGTTTTAGGAAACGGTTGATGAGCCATTCAAAGAGCGGTGGACTTGCTCGGATTCCAAATTCGCCGAGGAAAAGGAAAGGGGCGAAAGGGAGAACTTGGTCACCATGCCGAGCGTCCTCCGGCAGGCCATCGGCGCCATCAAGGACCAGACCAGCATCGGCATCGCCAAGTTCTCCAAGCGCTCCGCCAACCTCGAGGTTGCGGTCCTCAAAGTCACCTCCCACGACGAGGTCCCCATCGAGGAGCGTCACCTGACGGAGGTCCTCCTCCTGTCGGCGTCCTGCCCTTCCTCTGCCGCGACTTGTGTCCGTATCCTGTCCCGCCGCATCTCGCGCACCAGCAACTGGGTGGTCGCCCTCAAGACCCTCGTTTTGGTCTTCCGCTTGCTACGCAGCGGGCGATCCCAGTTCATCCACGAGGCTCTCGCGGCTCCCCAGGGctcccgtcgccgccgccgcctcctcgacCTCTCCAGCTTCCGCGACCACTCCGCCACCTCCAGTCCCTGGGACTACACTGCCTTCGTTCGCACCTTCGCAGTCTACCTCGACGCCCGCCTCCATTCGGCTCTCCTCGGCATGCTCAGCAACCTTCGCAGCCGCCGTCCCTTGGCCGCTGCCAACCTCTTCGCTAACATGAAGACGCCCCTCATCCTGGAACACATCGAGCACTGGCAGAGGCTCCTCGACCGTGCGATCGGCACCCGACCCACCGGCCCCGCCAAGGCCAACCGCCTGATCCAGATCGCGCTCTACGTTGTCGTCTGCGAGACCTTCAGCCTCTACCACGACATCTCCCACGGGTTGTCGCGGTTGCTCGATAACTTCTTCCACTTGCAACCTGAGTCACGTCTCAAGACATTCCAGGCATGCATGAAGGCACGTAAACAATTTGAAGAGCTCGAATCCTTCCACGATTTCTGCAGAAAGATCGGCGTCGGGAGGATGTCGGAGTACCCGAGGGTCCAGCAAATCTCAGCAACCCTCCTCGGAGCGTTAGAAGAGTTCCTCAAGAACCGACCGAGTTCACTCGCCACCTCGCCCAACGCCAAGCCCAAGTCATTTCCTTCTCTGCACCCGACCGCTATGGAGCGGGAACAGAAGGATACGACGACAGCTCGCAGGCCACCGACGATAAGCGAGAGGGAATCGGTAGCGTCACGCCACAAGGACTGGCAGCTTCAACCCATCTCAAGCAGCGTCAACATCAACATCGGAGGGAATTATGTGGCTAAGAGTCTAGTCCTGGTGGATGATCATCAGCACACTGATACGGATTCTGAAGGATGGGAGATCTTGCTCGTCAGGAGCTTGAACGACATGTCAAATGAAGCTGGTGTTATCGATCCTCCTGCACAGAGCTTTCTCAACCGGAGAGTTGCAGATCGAGCTGAGGACCTTCAGAACCCATTTCTCAGTGATCATGACAACAGAAGCCGTGTGATGATACCACCACCCACGTTTTGCGCAAGGAAACCAAATGCAGAACAAGCATACCAGGAAATGGATCCTTTTAATGAGGCAGCAACGGGGGCTTATTCGTTTAGATCCGATGGTTTGATGAGGCAGCAACGGGTGCTTCGTGAGCAACACATGTGGATGCAACAGCAGAGCAAGATCATGGCGAAGAGATTAGCACGTTAAATTTGCTCGCAGCGTTCACTCCGATGTGGTATAGCGTCAGCCATATAGGAATATAGAAGAAGTGTTTTTCTAGGTAGACCAGCGTACATTTGCTAAATAGGTATTCTTGAGCGTAATGTCAACGCATTGACCAGAATATGTGATCTGTAACTTTTAATGGCTCAAGTCAAAGGcagatttatttatatatatatttgttttgttttgttttgttttgttttgttttatagAATGCATGAAAAATGCCGAAATCACCGAAAGATAATGGACTCATATTAAAAGCAGATGATGATATATAAGACCAACATAAGATGGCATGAGCAAGTAGAAGAAGAGTACAAAGCGTCACCATTGGCTTAGTTCGTTAACACACATTGCAGAACACGAGAAACACACGATACAAATCCTTTAGATAAGCTTAGCCGGATCCTCCGAGAACTTGCTTGAGCTTCTTCACCTGCTCGTCGTCGAGGAAAGTGACCTTCTCCACCAGCGGAGAGGGCAAGCTGTTGGCAAAGAGCGCAAATGCGGTGATCTGAAGCCCAGGGTTGGGGCTACTGAAGCTCACGAATGCGACGGCGGTGACGTCCCCGGCATTGATCTGGAAGTGAAGCTGGCCTTGCGGGAAGACCATGGTGTCTCCCTTGTTGAGCGTCGTGAAGTAGACATCGTTGGCGGAGGAGATGAAGCCAGCGCAGATGGTGCCTTCGATGACGAAAAGCAGCTCGGAGCCACCGGGGTGGGTGTGAAGGGGGACGACGCCGTCGGGGGCGATGTCGAGGCGGGCGGCAGAAATGCCGAGTCCGTTGATGCCCGGGAACTGGCTGACGAAGGCTGGCGTCACGGCGGCCTTGATGAGGTTGGAAGTATCGCCGGGCACACCGAGACCCGTGAAGACGAAGTCGTCGCAGGTGACTGCGGAGGCTTCCTTGCAAGGGTAACCTGCAGGGGTATCAGAGGAGGAGAGTTCGCCCACGCAGAAGTCCTGCACAAGGCCATTGGCagccgagaggaggaggaggaggagggagaggaagaCGCACGGCGGAGTTGTTCTACCGTCGGCCATTCTGCTTTGCTCTTCTCTGACTTCGGCTTGGAGGGGGTAATATAGAGGAGATGGAATGCAGTGCAGTGCAGCGCATGCAAGGGTTTCACGTGCATGGACATGCATTATTGAGCCGAAAGATCACGTGAAGCCCTGTCGACCCTCAAACAAATATCTTAGATTTACATGTACGAAGTTGAGATTCTTTTCATGATAAGGAATTCTTTTAGCTCCATTATAATCATCTTGTACATTGTTTTCACACATGAACTCTGAAATATCTATTCTCTCATCCTCTTTAAAAGTCCATGCAGGAGGAGGGTTGGGTGAATTAATGTAAATGATATGATGTCAACATCCGATCCACCCGTCATCACATGCCGGATGTGGTGATGGGACGAAGGCGGCAGAAGAAGAAGACAGTTTGACAGCTCTTCCGGTCAATTCCACCGAGCATCTTTTTGATATAACTCCACCAGCGCTTCCCTTTCTTACACGGCGGGGAAGGGGACCGGAGAAGCCAACGGAAGAAGGTGGATTCCACACATGAACGGAAGACCTTCTCGTGGTCCGACGA of the Musa acuminata AAA Group cultivar baxijiao chromosome BXJ3-2, Cavendish_Baxijiao_AAA, whole genome shotgun sequence genome contains:
- the LOC135630730 gene encoding germin-like protein 8-14, with the translated sequence MADGRTTPPCVFLSLLLLLLSAANGLVQDFCVGELSSSDTPAGYPCKEASAVTCDDFVFTGLGVPGDTSNLIKAAVTPAFVSQFPGINGLGISAARLDIAPDGVVPLHTHPGGSELLFVIEGTICAGFISSANDVYFTTLNKGDTMVFPQGQLHFQINAGDVTAVAFVSFSSPNPGLQITAFALFANSLPSPLVEKVTFLDDEQVKKLKQVLGGSG
- the LOC135631323 gene encoding clathrin coat assembly protein AP180-like, which translates into the protein MPSVLRQAIGAIKDQTSIGIAKFSKRSANLEVAVLKVTSHDEVPIEERHLTEVLLLSASCPSSAATCVRILSRRISRTSNWVVALKTLVLVFRLLRSGRSQFIHEALAAPQGSRRRRRLLDLSSFRDHSATSSPWDYTAFVRTFAVYLDARLHSALLGMLSNLRSRRPLAAANLFANMKTPLILEHIEHWQRLLDRAIGTRPTGPAKANRLIQIALYVVVCETFSLYHDISHGLSRLLDNFFHLQPESRLKTFQACMKARKQFEELESFHDFCRKIGVGRMSEYPRVQQISATLLGALEEFLKNRPSSLATSPNAKPKSFPSLHPTAMEREQKDTTTARRPPTISERESVASRHKDWQLQPISSSVNINIGGNYVAKSLVLVDDHQHTDTDSEGWEILLVRSLNDMSNEAGVIDPPAQSFLNRRVADRAEDLQNPFLSDHDNRSRVMIPPPTFCARKPNAEQAYQEMDPFNEAATGAYSFRSDGLMRQQRVLREQHMWMQQQSKIMAKRLAR